The Cellulophaga lytica DSM 7489 nucleotide sequence TCAATCAATTGTTAGTGATCTGCCTTCGCAATCGGTATTCTATGTAATATCTATGCATTTCACCGCTACACTACATATTCTAACCACTTCACAATAATTCAAGACCATCAGTATCAAAGGCAATTCTACAGTTGAGCTGCAAACTTTCACCCCTGACTTAACAGCCCGCCTACGGACCCTTTAAACCCAATAATTCCGGATAACGCTCGAACCCTCCGTATTACCGCGGCTGCTGGCACGGAGTTAGCCGGTCCTTATTCTTACAGTACCGTCACCAGACTACACGTAGTCCTTATTCTTCCTGTATAAAAGCAGTTTACAATCCATAGGACCGTCTTCCTGCACGCGGCATGGCTGGATCAGAGTCTCCTCCATTGTCCAATATTCCTCACTGCTGCCTCCCGTAGGAGTCTGGTCCGTGTCTCAGTACCAGTGTGGGGGATCCCCCTCTCAGGGCCCCTACCCATCGTAGTCTTGGTAAGCCGTTACCTTACCAACAAACTAATGGGACGCATACTCATCTTACACCGTAAACTTTATTATTTAAATGATGCCATAAAAATAAACTATAAGGTGTTAATCCAAATTTCTCTGGGCTATCCCTTAGTGTAAGGCAGATTGTATACGCGTTACGCACCCGTGCGCCGGTCGTCAGCAAGAGCAAGCTCCTCTGCTACCCCTCGACTTGCATGTGTTAAGCCTGCCGCTAGCGTTCATCCTGAGCCAGGATCAAACTCTTCATCGTTGTTTTGTAAATATTCTTAACAACCTAAAATCGTCCTAAACTAAACTCATTCTCTTTTTTTTAATCCAATAATACTACAAGTAGCATTATTTTGCTGTCTCTTCAATATGTCAAATGAACTTTTAATTCTTGTAGAAATACTAGACTCGAACTAGTTGATTTTTAATAACAAATCATTCCAAAATTTCTTATCACTTTACCCTCTCTGAAAGCGGTTGCAAATGTAAAACGTTTTTTTAAACTGACAAAATAAAAATTTAATTTATTTTACTATTAGTTTCGCTTTAACAACCCTAGCAAATTGGGAATGCAAAAATAGTATTTTTAATTGCTACAAAACAAGCTTTTAGTTACTTATTTTTCAACCTTTATATTATACTAATTTTACAACTGAATCAATGAACTTTGCTAACTTTACAACTGCTTGTTTCTCCGTTAGCGGCTGCAAATATACTCCCATTTTTAAACACCACAAGGCTTTTTTGATTCTTTTTTTAAAGTATTTTTATTTTATGCTTTAGAGCCCTATTTTTCAGACACTTAAAACAACACACTTTTAACCTATTTTTTACCAAGCCTAAGCTTATTATTAAAAACTAGCCTAAAACAATATTACTTTACCGCCACAAAGGCGATTGTAAGGTTAAAGAATTTACGTTTACATTAACATAAATCAGAATTAATTTCTCCTAAAAACCACAAAGCCTGTATCCAAAACAAAAAAAGCTTAGAGTTTACACCCTAAGCTTTTATATAAATTATAATTTTAGATTACTCTACTGTAACAGACTTTGCTAAATTACGAGGCTGATCTACATTACAACCTCTCATTAATGCGATATGATACGATAACAACTGTAAAGGAATAGTTGTTAATAACGGCGTAAGAGCCTCTAAAGTTTCTGGAACCTCAATTACATGGTCTGCCAATTCCTTAACTTGAACATCTCCTTCAGTAACAACTGCAATGATTTTACCCTTTCTTGATTTAATTTCTTGAATATTACTCACCACTTTTTCATAATGCCCCTTATTAGTTGCAATTACAATTACTGGCATAGATTCATCAATTAAAGCAATAGGTCCGTGTTTCATCTCAGCAGCCGGATACCCCTCTGCATGGATATAACTAATTTCTTTTAACTTTAAAGCTCCCTCTAAAGCAACAGGGAAATTATAACCTCTACCCAAATATAAACAGTTAGGAGAATCTTTATACACCTCCGCTATTTTCTCTATTGCATCATTAGATTGTAGAGCAACTTCTACTTTAGTTGGAATATACTCTAACTCAGTTAAGAAACTTGTAAATTGCTCATCTGTTAAGCTTCCTTTTTCTTGAGCCAATTTTAAAGCAATTAAACTTAAAACTGTTATTTGAGTAGTAAACGCTTTTGTTGAAGCAACTCCAATTTCTGGGCCTGCATGAGTATAAGCACCAGCATTAGTTTCTCTTGCAATAGAAGAACCAACTACATTACAAACACCAAATACAAATGCTCCGTTTTCTTTAGCCAACTTAATAGCAGCCAAAGTATCTGCAGTTTCACCAGACTGGGAAATTGCTATTAAAACATCTTTATCTGTAATAACCGGATTTCTATACCTAAACTCAGACGCATATTCAACCTCTACAGGAATACGTGCTAAATCTTCAAAAATATACTCCGCTACCAAACCTGCATGCCATGATGTACCACAAGCAACAATAATTATACGATTTGCATTTACAAACTTATCTAAATGCTCATCTATTCCTGCCATTTTTATTAGCTTTTGATCTGCTAACAATCTACCTCTGTAAGTATCTAAAATAGCTCTTGGCTGTTCATAAATCTCCTTTAACATAAAGTGATCATAACCACCTTTTTCTATCTCCTCTAAATTCATTTGCAATTCCAAAATATTTGGATATGCAACAGCATCATTCTTAATTTTTCTTAACTTAATTTCTTTACCAAGTCTAATAATAGCCATTTCTTCATCTTCTAGATAAACAGCATTATTTGTAAACTCAATAAAAGGAGATGCATCTGAAGCCACAAAGAATTCATTATCTCCCATACCAATTGCTAGCGGACTACCTAATTTAGCCACTACAATTTCATCTGGTTTTTTAATATCAAAAACAGCTATAGCGTAAGCACCAACAACCTCATTTAAGGCTAACTGAACTGCTTTACCTAACTTTACATTTTCTTTTTTCTGAACTTCCTCTATAAGATTGATTAAAACCTCTGTATCAGTATCTGATTCAAAAGTATACCCTCTTTTGATTAATTCTGTTTTTATAGACTCGTAGTTTTCTATAATTCCGTTGTGAATAATTACCAACTCACCAGAATTAGAATAATGTGGATGCGAGTTAACATCATTAGGAACACCGTGAGTTGCCCACCTAGTGTGACCAATACCGATTGAACCTTTAGTAGATATTGTATCCTCTGACTTCTTTTTTAAATCAGATACTTTACCTTTAGTTTTAGCTAAATTTATTTTATCTCCATCAAATAATGCAACTCCTGCACTATCATATCCTCTATACTCTAAACGTTCTAATCCTTTTATAATAATGGGATAAGCCTCTCTGTGACCTATATACCCTACAATTCCACACATAATGTATTAGTTATTAATTATTATAGTTAATGTTTATGGCAAATCTAAATATAAATGCAAAAATAAAAAGCACTTAACAGTTATAATAACCTAAAAATACTACAAAAGGTATAAGTAGACAGAGTTTTTAATTAGTCTCTGTATAAAAAACTTCTAGTTTAAGCTTTTTATCCTCATCGTCTATATTACTACCATAAAGAACAGTTCCTAGAGGACTAACAACAGATAGTAATGGGATTTCTCCTTCACCATCTTCTAACATTGCCTGTGCGTTAGCACTAAATCTTATATCTGAGGTTAAAGACAACCCCAATGTAATATTCTCTGCATCACGAACAACAAGATTATTAATATATTCTGTTATTCTAATAGTATACTTAACTCCTTTGCCATCACTAGAAGTCTCAATAATACCATCATAACCAGTTAACGTCTGAAGACTTAATGGTCCGTTTTCTACATCTGTACCACTTAATGGATACGTATAAATTGATGTATTATCTTCTGCATTATACAGATATAACCTTGGCGGTTCTGCTACAGCATCTCCTGTAACACCTGCCGCATCTAAAGTTTCCCTATCTATATAAAACACAAGATTTGCCTCATTGATAATCCAATTATTATTTTTAATTTCAGTTATAGCATCTCTACCATTTTCTTCATCAAACAATTTAAGTTCTGCAAAAGAACCAGCGCCGCCTTTTAAGTATATACGATCTGCATTTTCTCCTGTATCCATTTTATTAGCAATATCTACTGGATACTCATCATTTACAAACGAATTAACAGTGTTTCCTGAAGCCGCATTAATATCTAATATATAAACAGATTCTTCTTCAACAATAGTATCATCAGAAGTATCATCTGCGGTATCATTAGTATCTACTTTATCATAAACATAATCTACATATATTTTAGCCGCAGTAAAATTTAAAAGCATCATAAGATCACCATCTCCACCAGAAGCCGTAAAATACAAACCCCTAATAAACTCTTGAAAGTTAGTTTGACTCAACAGTTCTGTTTGGCCTTCTTTATCTAAGATATTTTCTTGAAAAAACGGCATAACATCTTCTAAATCCACAACTATACCTGGAGCTAGTCTTCTTTTTACAGTTCCTTTTTCATCCTCATCTGTATCAGGATCATCTATTTCATAATAAATTACCGTTTCAGTATCTGTAAAATTTGCTTCTCCGTCATAAAGTGTTTCACCAATAAAGGTTGGAGAAAACTCAAAATCCGAATAATAAATCTGTCTTTCCTCAAAGTTCTGAGTTGGATCAACATCTCTAAGAAAGTACGTAGAGCGCTCTACCTTAAAGTTAAAAGGAACACTTACGTTACCGTAAATACTATCTACCTCATACTGTCTTGCGTAAGCCCCTTCAATTATATCCTCTTCATCACCATCATTAATGCCATCTTTATCTGTATCTGCATCTTGAGGGTTTGTACCTAAAGCAACTTCCTCTGCATTAGTAAGTCCATCACCATCTGTATCATTAGAAGGATCTTCTGGCTCATCATCAAACTCATTATCAACACCATCACCATCTGTATCTCTTAATGAATCTGACTTTGTTAAAAAAGGAATGAATAAAGTAACACCAGTTACTGTTTCATTTTCCTCAATTGTTGTTACACTATCATCTGTATCTGACTCATCTTCACTAGACTGGCTATAAAGTCCAAAAATAGGATTGCCAACTCCTCCAGCAAGTCTTAGTTGTGAATTTACATAAGCAGTTGTTTTTCCGTAAACAGGATCATTATAAGTACCTAACTGATAAATTGGTAAGCCATTTGTCTGTACAGCTTTCACCTTTTTATTATACGCAAACACATCATACACAGCTTTTTTAGCTGTAAAAGGTTCACCAGAGATTACTTCTCCTCCAATTGTATCTAACTCGTCTTCACACGATACAAATGCAGACACCACAAACAACCCTGCAAATGCAGAATAAACAAATTTCTTGTAAAAATTCATGTAACTTATTTTAAAACTTCATTGTTGTAAAAGTTGGTATACGCTTCTTCAAATTCCTGAAGAGGCACGTATGACAACACAGGTTTTTCAAGACCAGTAACATACTCTGTAAGTTCTTCTGGCACTTCCTCTGAGGCTAAAATAACAGCATCTGAATAATCTACAGCTACTTTTAACAAATTATTATAGTTAGGCGCTGCTAAAACCCCAACTTTATCTTCAGCAATCTGATCAAAGCCAATTTTTTTAACAATGTCTTTGTCTAATTCCTCATCAAAACCTTTATTGTAAACAGATGTTACAATTTTACTTTCTGCAAACAATGGCTCATCTGCATAAAATTCTTTTAAGTACAAAGGTACCAAAGAGGCCATCCAACCATGCACGTGAATAATATCTGGAGACCAATTTAATTTTTTAACTGTTTCTACAACACCTTTTGCAAAAAAGATAGCTCTTTCATCATTATCTGGAAACAAAGTTCCGTTTTCATCTGTAAAAGTTGCTTTTCTTTTAAAGTATTCTTCATTGTCTATAAAATAAACTTGAATACGTTCTTTAGGGATTGAAGCCACTTTTATAATTAACGGCATATCCATATCGTTAATTACCAAATTCATACCAGACAAACGAATTACTTCGTGCAACTGATGCCTTCTTTCATTAATATTGCCATAACGTGGCATAAATATTCTTATTTGCCCGCCTTTACTGTTCACCATACGTGGTGTTTCATAAGACATTTGGGAAACTTGATTCTCTGGGAGATAGGGCATTAATTCTGAAGATACAAACAATATCTTTTTACCATTCATAGAAGCTGATTTTTATTTATCAAAAAAGCGTAGGATGCAAAATTACAAAAATTATAGAGATTAACGGTAATTATAGTAAGTTTGCTGTCGTTTTAAATTAAATTTATGCATATTTTTCATAAAATAGAAGAGTTAAAAAATCATTTTTCTACCGTATCTAAAGAAGAAACTGTGGGTATGGTGCCAACAATGGGTGCTTTACACAGCGGACACATTTCTTTAGTTAAAAAGGCTTTAAACGAGAATAATTACGTAATTGTGAGCATTTTTGTGAATCCAACGCAATTTAATAACGCTGAGGATTTAGAAAAATACCCTCAAACTTTACAAGAAGATATTACTCTTTTAAAAGAAGCTTCAGACAAAATTATTGTTTTTGCACCTTCTGCTTCCGAAATCTACAACAGTAACATAAAATCTGACAGCTATAACTTTGGCGGACTAGAAAAAGTTATGGAAGGAGAGTTTAGAGACGGTCATTTTGACGGAGTAGGTACAATTGTTGAAAAATTATTAAATATTGGCAAACCAGACAATGCCTATTTTGGAGAAAAAGATTACCAACAACTACAAATTATAAAAAAACTAGTTGACATTAAAAAAATACCAGTAAACATAATTGGTTGCCCTATAGTAAGAGAAGAAAGCGGACTAGCAATGAGCTCTAGAAACGCACGCCTTTCTGCAGAATTACGTAATGAAGCTGCCTTTATTTACAAGACATTAAAAGAAGCTAAAATAAAATTTGGCACAAAAAGTGCTTTAGAAGTAAGTAAGTGGGTTACTGCACAATTTGATAAAAATAAACTACTAGACTTAGAATATTTTACCATTACTAATGCAGATAATTTACAAACAATAAAAAGAAAATCTAAAAATAAAAAATATAGAGCCTTTATTGCCGTTTATGCTAATGACATAAGACTTATAGACAATATAGCTTTAAATTAATTACCTTTGTATTATGCAGATAGAAGTAGTAAAATCTAAAATTCACCGTGTAAAAGTTACCGGTGCAGACTTAAACTATATTGGTAGCATTACTATTGATGAAGATTTAATGGATGCCGCTAATATTATTAGAGGAGAAAAAGTGCAAATTGTTAACAACAATAATGGAGAACGATTAGAAACGTACGCAATACCAGGACCTAGAAAAAGTGGAGAAATTACACTTAATGGAGCTGCTGCACGTAAAGTTGCCGCTGGCGATATACTTATTTTAATTACCTATGCACGTATGGATATTGAAGAGGCTAAAAAATTTAACCCTTCTTTAGTATTCCCTAATGAAGAAAATAATTTATTAAACTAACATACTTGACCGCCTCCTTAAAAAAAACATTAAAAACAGTTTTACCAATTGCTTTTGGGCTGTTTTTAGTATGGTATTCATACAATTCTACTTCAGAAGAAGACAGAAAACAAATAATTTATTACATAAAGGAGGCCGATTTATTTTGGGTTAGCATCTCATTATTAATGGGTGTTTTAAGCCACGTTTCTAGAGCTATTAGATGGAACTATCTTTTAGAGCCACTTGGCTACAAACCTAAAATAATTAATAACATACTTATTATACTAACCTCATACTTTGCCAATTTAGGCATTCCTAGATCCGGAGAAATATTACGCGCAACGGCATTAACAACGTATGAGGATGTTCCTTTTGAAAAAGGTTTTGGAACTATTGTAACAGAGCGGGTTATAGACCTTATTATGTTACTTTTAATTATTGTTATTACTTTTTTTTTACAGACCGATATTATTATTGACTTTTTTAAATCTAAAGGTTTTAATATCACAAAAATACTTGTACTGCTTGGTGTTGCCACCATTGGCGCTCTTGCTTTCTTTTATTTTATAAAAAAATCTACACATCCGTTTTTAGTAAAAATTAAAGACTTTGTAACTGGTCTTCTACAAGGTGTTACCAGTATTTTTAAAATGAAAAATAAATGGCCTTTTATTTTTCACACACTATTTATATGGAGTGTTTACATTGGTATGTTTTGGGTTATAAAATTTACAGTACCAGAAACCATAGACCTATCTGTTAGTCAGCTTTTAGTTGCTTTTATTTTTGGAGCCTTTGCTATGACCGCAACTAATGGTGGCATAGGGCTTTACCCAATTGTAGTAAGCAGCGCTTTAGCTATATTTGGCATTAGCAGTGTTTCTGGTGATGCTTTTGGTTGGATTATGTGGATTTCACAAACTTTATTAGTTGTTGTTTTTGGGGCAATATCTTTTCTACTATTGCCGTTATTAAAAAGAACCAAATAGTTTTTTAGACTAAAGAACAAACCCAAAAATGAAAAAAATTACCTTAACCTTTGCCCTATTTATAGGGTTAAACGCATTTGCACAAGTAAAAACAGAAATTTTTGAATCTTTTAAGCTTCAACAAAAAAGAGACATTAGTTATTACATTCCTGAAGAATACAATGAAGAAGACCAACATACACTAATTGTTGTTTTAGACGCAGAGTATTTATTTGATGACGTTGTAGCCAAAGCTAAATTTTACAGCAGATTTCATGGTATGCCACCTGCAATAGTGGTAGGTATTCATCAACAAGCACAGCAAGCACGTTTTAAAGATTGTTCTTTTAGCGAAGACAATGGCTTACCTACTGAAGAAGGAAAAGCTTTTTTTGAATTTTTAGGGATGGAAGTTGTTCCCAATATAGAAAGCACCTATAACATTTCACCTTTTAAAATGATTGTAGGCTATGACATTACAGCTAACTTTGAAAACTTTTATCTATTTAAAGAAAATCCACTTTTTAGCTCATACATAAGTATATCACCAACTTTAGCACCAGAAATGGAATCTAGAGTTGCCAATAGAATTGGAGTAATAGACAAACAAATTTTTTATCATTTAATTGTAGAAAAAAATAGAAACGCTAAAGAGCTAGCAGAACTTAACACATCTTTAAAAACTATAGAAAAGGAAACTTTTAAATATTATTTTGATGTGTACGATACAGACCACACCTCTATAGCTACATATGGTTTAGGAAAAGCTTTTGATGATATTTTTGAAATATTTAAACCAATTAGCCCTAAAGAATATAAAACTAAAATTTTAACATCAGAAGAGCCTGCTTATGCATATTTAGAAACCAAATACAACATTATTAAAGAAACATTTGGTTTTACAAAAAGAGTAGATCTTAATGATGTTATGGCTATTTATTCTGCAAGTAAAAAGAAAGAGGACCCAGAATCTTTAAAAGAATTATCTGATTTGTGTAAAAAAGAATTTCCAGATACTATGCTAGGTTTTTATTTTGAAGGAGAGTACTTTGAAGAGATTGGAGAACCAAAAAAAGCACTACGTACTTTTGAAAAAGCCTTTGGAATGGATGAAATAGACTTTTTAACCAAAGATATGGCTTTAGAAAAAATTGATGCTTTAAAAGCCGATTTTGGCTACTAAAAACAAGCGCACAAAAGCACTATTTTTAAACTTAAAAAATAAAATTATAAACTTTATAGTACCTTTGGCTAAAACCAATAAATTAGGTAATGGCTAAAACAAAAACAGCTTTTTTTTGTCAAAATTGTGGCACACAATATGCTAAATGGGCGGGACAATGTGGCGCTTGTAAAGAGTGGAACACTATTGTTGAAGAAGTTATACAAAAAGAAGAAAAAAGCAGTTGGAAAACACCTAGTAACACCCCTAAAGTTGCAACTAAACCTTTACGTGTTAAAGAAATTAGTACAGAAAAAGAATTACGCCTAAATACCTATGACCTTGAGTTTAACAGGGTTTTAGGTGGCGGCTTGGTTCCTGGCTCATTAACACTTTTGGGGGGAGAGCCCGGAATAGGAAAAAGTACACTATTACTACAAATTTCACTTAAATTACCTTATAAAACATTATATGTATCTGGAGAAGAAAGTCAGAAACAAATAAAAATGAGGGCAGACCGTATTACCACAAATAATGATACGTGTTTTATACTTACAGAAACCAAAACACAAAATATTTTTAAACAGGTTGAAGCTATAGAACCAGATATTTTAGTTATAGATTCTATACAAACACTCCACTCAGACTACATAGAGTCTGCCGCAGGTAGCATATCACAGATTAGAGAATGTACTGCAGAACTTATAAAGTTTGCAAAAGAAACAAATACTCCCGTTATTTTAATTGGTCATATTACAAAAGATGGCACTATAGCCGGACCAAAAATTTTAGAACACATGGTAGATACTGTTTTACAATTTGAGGGGGACCGAAATTATGTATACAGAATTTTACGTGCATTAAAAAACAGGTTTGGCTCTACAGCAGAATTAGGAATTTATGAGATGTTGGGTAGCGGTTTACGCGAAGTAAACAATCCTTCAGAGATTTTAATTTCTAAAAATGACGAAGGCCTAAGCGGAACAGCTATTTCTGCCTCTATAGAAGGTATGCGCCCTTTAATGATAGAAATACAAGCCCTTGTTAGTACTGCTGTGTACGGAACACCACAAAGGTCTACAACAGGTTTTAATGCAAAAAGACTTAACATGTTATTAGCCGTTTTAGAAAAACGTGCTGGTTTTATGCTTGGTGCAAAAGATGTCTTCTTAAATATAACTGGAGGTATTTCTGTAGATGACCCTGCTATTGACCTAGCTGTAATTGCAGCAATTTTGTCTAGCAACTCAGACATTGCAATTCCTAAAGGTGTATGTTTTGCCGCTGAAGTTGGTTTAGCAGGAGAAATTAGGCCCATACAACGCGTAGACCAACGTATATCCGAGGCAGAAAAACTTGGATTTACAGCCATATTTGTATCCAAAAACAATAAAATCACCTTAAAAAATACAGTTATAAAAGTACACTTGGTCTCAAAAATTGAAGATGTAGTAAGAAGTTTGTTTAATTAAACAACTGCAAACAAAAAAGAGGCTGCACAATATGTACAGCCTCTTTTCTATTTTACTTGTCTATTAAATATTAAGGAGCTGGGTTGGGTATTTGCTTATGTATAGCCTCTATACCTTCTAAAACCTCATCTGTTAATTTTACATTTACGCTTCCAATATTTTCCTCTAGTTGCTTTAAATTTGTAGCTCCTATAATTGTACTTTTTACAAACGGTCTAGAGTTTACGTATGCCAATGCCATTTGCGGTAAAGACAAGCTGTGCTCACGGGCTAAATCACAATACATTTGTGTTGCCTTCTGTGCATTTTCTCCACTATATCTGTTGTAATTAGGAAAAAGAGTTACCCTTGCATTTGCCGGTTGCAAACCTCCAAGGTATTTACCACTTAACACACCAAAACCTAATGGAGAATACGGTATTAAAGCAACATCTTCCCTCATTGATATTTCTGCTAAACCAACTTCAAAAGTTCTATTAAGCAAACTATAAGGGTTTTGTATAGTAGACATGCGCGGCAATCTTCTGTGCACTTTACTTTCCTCTAAAAAACGCATAGTTCCCCAAGGGGTTTCATTAGACAAACCAATATGCTTAATTTTTCCGTCATTTACTAAATCGCCTAAAGTATCTAATACTTGGTGAATATTATCTTCCCAAAAGTCATTTATTTTATGCTCATAACCTCTTTGCCCAAAGTAATTTGTTTGCCGTTCTGGCCAATGCAATTGATACAAATCTATAACATCTGTTTGTAAGCGTTTTAAACTGTTTTCTACTGCAGAAATTAACCCTTCTTTTT carries:
- the glmS gene encoding glutamine--fructose-6-phosphate transaminase (isomerizing); the protein is MCGIVGYIGHREAYPIIIKGLERLEYRGYDSAGVALFDGDKINLAKTKGKVSDLKKKSEDTISTKGSIGIGHTRWATHGVPNDVNSHPHYSNSGELVIIHNGIIENYESIKTELIKRGYTFESDTDTEVLINLIEEVQKKENVKLGKAVQLALNEVVGAYAIAVFDIKKPDEIVVAKLGSPLAIGMGDNEFFVASDASPFIEFTNNAVYLEDEEMAIIRLGKEIKLRKIKNDAVAYPNILELQMNLEEIEKGGYDHFMLKEIYEQPRAILDTYRGRLLADQKLIKMAGIDEHLDKFVNANRIIIVACGTSWHAGLVAEYIFEDLARIPVEVEYASEFRYRNPVITDKDVLIAISQSGETADTLAAIKLAKENGAFVFGVCNVVGSSIARETNAGAYTHAGPEIGVASTKAFTTQITVLSLIALKLAQEKGSLTDEQFTSFLTELEYIPTKVEVALQSNDAIEKIAEVYKDSPNCLYLGRGYNFPVALEGALKLKEISYIHAEGYPAAEMKHGPIALIDESMPVIVIATNKGHYEKVVSNIQEIKSRKGKIIAVVTEGDVQVKELADHVIEVPETLEALTPLLTTIPLQLLSYHIALMRGCNVDQPRNLAKSVTVE
- a CDS encoding DUF4270 domain-containing protein; amino-acid sequence: MNFYKKFVYSAFAGLFVVSAFVSCEDELDTIGGEVISGEPFTAKKAVYDVFAYNKKVKAVQTNGLPIYQLGTYNDPVYGKTTAYVNSQLRLAGGVGNPIFGLYSQSSEDESDTDDSVTTIEENETVTGVTLFIPFLTKSDSLRDTDGDGVDNEFDDEPEDPSNDTDGDGLTNAEEVALGTNPQDADTDKDGINDGDEEDIIEGAYARQYEVDSIYGNVSVPFNFKVERSTYFLRDVDPTQNFEERQIYYSDFEFSPTFIGETLYDGEANFTDTETVIYYEIDDPDTDEDEKGTVKRRLAPGIVVDLEDVMPFFQENILDKEGQTELLSQTNFQEFIRGLYFTASGGDGDLMMLLNFTAAKIYVDYVYDKVDTNDTADDTSDDTIVEEESVYILDINAASGNTVNSFVNDEYPVDIANKMDTGENADRIYLKGGAGSFAELKLFDEENGRDAITEIKNNNWIINEANLVFYIDRETLDAAGVTGDAVAEPPRLYLYNAEDNTSIYTYPLSGTDVENGPLSLQTLTGYDGIIETSSDGKGVKYTIRITEYINNLVVRDAENITLGLSLTSDIRFSANAQAMLEDGEGEIPLLSVVSPLGTVLYGSNIDDEDKKLKLEVFYTETN
- a CDS encoding glycogen/starch synthase, with product MNGKKILFVSSELMPYLPENQVSQMSYETPRMVNSKGGQIRIFMPRYGNINERRHQLHEVIRLSGMNLVINDMDMPLIIKVASIPKERIQVYFIDNEEYFKRKATFTDENGTLFPDNDERAIFFAKGVVETVKKLNWSPDIIHVHGWMASLVPLYLKEFYADEPLFAESKIVTSVYNKGFDEELDKDIVKKIGFDQIAEDKVGVLAAPNYNNLLKVAVDYSDAVILASEEVPEELTEYVTGLEKPVLSYVPLQEFEEAYTNFYNNEVLK
- the panC gene encoding pantoate--beta-alanine ligase → MHIFHKIEELKNHFSTVSKEETVGMVPTMGALHSGHISLVKKALNENNYVIVSIFVNPTQFNNAEDLEKYPQTLQEDITLLKEASDKIIVFAPSASEIYNSNIKSDSYNFGGLEKVMEGEFRDGHFDGVGTIVEKLLNIGKPDNAYFGEKDYQQLQIIKKLVDIKKIPVNIIGCPIVREESGLAMSSRNARLSAELRNEAAFIYKTLKEAKIKFGTKSALEVSKWVTAQFDKNKLLDLEYFTITNADNLQTIKRKSKNKKYRAFIAVYANDIRLIDNIALN
- the panD gene encoding aspartate 1-decarboxylase produces the protein MQIEVVKSKIHRVKVTGADLNYIGSITIDEDLMDAANIIRGEKVQIVNNNNGERLETYAIPGPRKSGEITLNGAAARKVAAGDILILITYARMDIEEAKKFNPSLVFPNEENNLLN
- a CDS encoding lysylphosphatidylglycerol synthase transmembrane domain-containing protein translates to MTASLKKTLKTVLPIAFGLFLVWYSYNSTSEEDRKQIIYYIKEADLFWVSISLLMGVLSHVSRAIRWNYLLEPLGYKPKIINNILIILTSYFANLGIPRSGEILRATALTTYEDVPFEKGFGTIVTERVIDLIMLLLIIVITFFLQTDIIIDFFKSKGFNITKILVLLGVATIGALAFFYFIKKSTHPFLVKIKDFVTGLLQGVTSIFKMKNKWPFIFHTLFIWSVYIGMFWVIKFTVPETIDLSVSQLLVAFIFGAFAMTATNGGIGLYPIVVSSALAIFGISSVSGDAFGWIMWISQTLLVVVFGAISFLLLPLLKRTK
- a CDS encoding alpha/beta hydrolase, whose product is MKKITLTFALFIGLNAFAQVKTEIFESFKLQQKRDISYYIPEEYNEEDQHTLIVVLDAEYLFDDVVAKAKFYSRFHGMPPAIVVGIHQQAQQARFKDCSFSEDNGLPTEEGKAFFEFLGMEVVPNIESTYNISPFKMIVGYDITANFENFYLFKENPLFSSYISISPTLAPEMESRVANRIGVIDKQIFYHLIVEKNRNAKELAELNTSLKTIEKETFKYYFDVYDTDHTSIATYGLGKAFDDIFEIFKPISPKEYKTKILTSEEPAYAYLETKYNIIKETFGFTKRVDLNDVMAIYSASKKKEDPESLKELSDLCKKEFPDTMLGFYFEGEYFEEIGEPKKALRTFEKAFGMDEIDFLTKDMALEKIDALKADFGY
- the radA gene encoding DNA repair protein RadA translates to MAKTKTAFFCQNCGTQYAKWAGQCGACKEWNTIVEEVIQKEEKSSWKTPSNTPKVATKPLRVKEISTEKELRLNTYDLEFNRVLGGGLVPGSLTLLGGEPGIGKSTLLLQISLKLPYKTLYVSGEESQKQIKMRADRITTNNDTCFILTETKTQNIFKQVEAIEPDILVIDSIQTLHSDYIESAAGSISQIRECTAELIKFAKETNTPVILIGHITKDGTIAGPKILEHMVDTVLQFEGDRNYVYRILRALKNRFGSTAELGIYEMLGSGLREVNNPSEILISKNDEGLSGTAISASIEGMRPLMIEIQALVSTAVYGTPQRSTTGFNAKRLNMLLAVLEKRAGFMLGAKDVFLNITGGISVDDPAIDLAVIAAILSSNSDIAIPKGVCFAAEVGLAGEIRPIQRVDQRISEAEKLGFTAIFVSKNNKITLKNTVIKVHLVSKIEDVVRSLFN
- a CDS encoding aldo/keto reductase is translated as MKYTKLPHTNLEVSEICLGTMTWGRQNNIDEAFEQMNYALEQGVNFFDTAELYPVPAKAELYAETEKIIGKWFKETGNRDKVVLASKIAGKADFTKHIRTTGFQKEGLISAVENSLKRLQTDVIDLYQLHWPERQTNYFGQRGYEHKINDFWEDNIHQVLDTLGDLVNDGKIKHIGLSNETPWGTMRFLEESKVHRRLPRMSTIQNPYSLLNRTFEVGLAEISMREDVALIPYSPLGFGVLSGKYLGGLQPANARVTLFPNYNRYSGENAQKATQMYCDLAREHSLSLPQMALAYVNSRPFVKSTIIGATNLKQLEENIGSVNVKLTDEVLEGIEAIHKQIPNPAP